The proteins below are encoded in one region of Paenibacillus albus:
- a CDS encoding undecaprenyldiphospho-muramoylpentapeptide beta-N-acetylglucosaminyltransferase yields MTTTSASPPHQDAPRHILFTGGGSAGHVTVNTAIIPTMIEQGWKVSYIGSHSGIEKQLISRLQGVDYYGIATGKLRRYIDLENVKDPFRVVKGVYQAYRLIHRLKPDVLFSKGGFVSVPVVLGAWLNRVPVIIHESDLTPGLANRIAGPFAKKICVTFAETAKLIKGDKSVHVGPIIRSDLRRGSAWKGIQWCKFTPGKPVLLIMGGSLGSQRINDTIRRNVEALTRTYQIIHICGKGELDSKLDSTPGYRQYEYIHDELANAVACSDIVVSRAGSNSIFEFLALRKPMLLIPLSKAASRGDQILNAESFRSAGYCEVLQEEELSDESFLQALSKVYASRETIKKQMQQGEQGDSTQQVIALIDQLARE; encoded by the coding sequence ATGACAACTACATCCGCGTCCCCCCCGCATCAGGACGCGCCGCGCCATATACTGTTTACCGGCGGCGGCTCAGCGGGACATGTGACCGTCAATACAGCCATTATCCCGACGATGATTGAGCAGGGCTGGAAAGTGTCCTACATCGGCTCGCATAGCGGCATCGAGAAGCAGCTCATCAGCAGGCTGCAAGGGGTCGATTACTACGGCATCGCCACTGGCAAGCTGCGCCGGTATATCGATCTCGAGAATGTCAAAGATCCCTTCCGCGTCGTGAAGGGCGTGTATCAGGCCTACCGGCTCATTCATCGGCTGAAGCCGGATGTGCTGTTCTCGAAGGGCGGCTTCGTCTCCGTCCCCGTCGTGCTCGGCGCTTGGCTCAACCGCGTGCCGGTTATTATCCACGAGTCGGACCTGACACCAGGTCTTGCCAATCGCATCGCCGGCCCGTTCGCCAAGAAGATCTGCGTTACCTTCGCGGAGACGGCGAAGCTTATTAAGGGCGACAAGTCGGTCCATGTAGGGCCGATCATTCGCAGCGATCTCCGCAGGGGCAGCGCGTGGAAAGGCATCCAGTGGTGCAAATTCACACCAGGCAAACCGGTGCTGCTCATTATGGGCGGAAGCCTCGGCTCGCAGCGCATCAACGATACCATTCGCCGCAACGTGGAGGCGCTGACTCGCACCTATCAAATCATTCATATCTGCGGCAAAGGCGAGCTCGACAGCAAGCTTGATAGTACGCCAGGCTACCGGCAGTACGAGTACATTCACGATGAGCTCGCGAATGCGGTTGCCTGTTCCGATATCGTCGTCTCGCGGGCGGGCTCGAACTCGATCTTCGAGTTTCTCGCGCTGCGCAAGCCGATGCTGCTCATTCCGCTCTCGAAGGCTGCAAGCCGCGGCGATCAGATTCTGAATGCCGAATCGTTCCGCTCGGCAGGCTATTGCGAGGTGCTGCAGGAAGAGGAGCTGAGCGACGAGTCCTTCTTGCAGGCCCTCAGCAAGGTGTATGCGAGTCGCGAGACAATTAAGAAGCAGATGCAGCAGGGTGAGCAAGGAGACTCGACGCAGCAGGTAATCGCGCTGATTGACCAGCTTGCGCGAGAATAG
- a CDS encoding aminoglycoside phosphotransferase family protein, with the protein MNKRYEFSQNEIDTIKETFGADFYEKVLNDIEFYAEKWALTSFQLVPSYSAKLVFKCHSKSFGSVVLKLGKLSLGVIQTEFSTLRAYNGRRFGKVFDADIENGIILEECIQPGIPLRNESSLEQRLSVFASLFNDLHIAPAETEIYPTYTEWVNKITAYMSTREDCRDLYLHMKKAEEICLSVAASYPKQMLLHGDFHHDNILLGDDGKYVIIDPKGVIGDPVFDVPRFILNEFGDEITPEVYQKINKIIGSVEEKLHIPNDILRKCLYVETAMGECWMVEDGAPPEELPRLLKIVAFAESLLAGQ; encoded by the coding sequence ATGAACAAGCGTTATGAGTTTAGCCAGAATGAAATCGACACCATCAAGGAAACATTTGGCGCCGATTTCTATGAGAAGGTCCTGAATGATATTGAGTTTTATGCGGAAAAGTGGGCATTAACGTCGTTCCAGCTTGTCCCGTCCTATTCAGCGAAGCTTGTATTCAAATGCCATTCAAAGAGCTTCGGCAGCGTCGTTCTCAAGCTAGGCAAGCTTTCACTCGGCGTCATCCAAACGGAATTCAGCACATTGCGAGCGTATAATGGCAGACGTTTCGGCAAAGTTTTTGATGCTGATATTGAAAACGGTATCATTCTTGAAGAGTGCATACAGCCGGGGATTCCTTTAAGGAATGAGAGCTCGCTTGAGCAGCGCTTGTCTGTATTTGCTTCGCTATTTAATGATTTGCATATTGCACCAGCCGAGACGGAGATCTATCCGACTTATACAGAGTGGGTTAACAAAATAACTGCATACATGAGCACGCGGGAAGATTGCAGAGACTTGTACCTACATATGAAAAAAGCAGAAGAGATCTGCTTATCCGTTGCGGCCTCCTATCCGAAGCAGATGCTGCTGCATGGCGACTTTCATCATGATAATATTCTGCTAGGCGATGATGGGAAGTATGTCATTATTGATCCAAAGGGCGTCATTGGCGATCCTGTGTTTGATGTACCACGGTTTATACTCAATGAGTTCGGTGATGAAATCACGCCGGAGGTCTATCAGAAGATAAACAAGATCATAGGCAGCGTAGAAGAGAAGCTTCATATTCCAAACGATATTTTGCGAAAATGTCTCTATGTGGAGACAGCGATGGGAGAGTGCTGGATGGTGGAAGATGGGGCGCCTCCGGAGGAACTTCCGAGATTGCTGAAGATTGTCGCTTTCGCAGAATCGTTATTAGCTGGCCAATAG
- a CDS encoding NfeD family protein: protein MYAIVWLILAAALVLVELFTGTFYFLLMAAASILTIITAVTGLPLLVQCFTFVFALALLYMFLLPILRKVVPSSSRTLMRQGSDYLVGQEAFVIQTITPDEAGLVKVHGEIWSAVSGEKLDEGTKVSIVEVRVTKLFVTKE, encoded by the coding sequence TTGTACGCAATCGTTTGGCTCATCCTGGCTGCAGCGCTTGTGCTGGTTGAGCTGTTTACGGGAACGTTTTATTTTCTGCTGATGGCCGCCGCTTCCATTCTTACTATCATAACCGCTGTGACCGGATTACCGCTATTGGTTCAATGCTTTACGTTTGTATTCGCGCTTGCTCTCCTGTATATGTTCTTGCTGCCTATTCTTCGGAAGGTCGTTCCATCCAGCTCTCGGACGTTAATGCGGCAAGGCTCCGACTATCTGGTCGGACAAGAAGCGTTCGTCATTCAGACGATCACGCCTGATGAGGCAGGGTTAGTGAAGGTGCATGGGGAGATTTGGTCTGCGGTGTCTGGCGAGAAGCTGGATGAGGGCACGAAAGTAAGCATTGTAGAGGTGCGTGTAACGAAATTATTCGTGACAAAGGAGTAG
- a CDS encoding mandelate racemase/muconate lactonizing enzyme family protein, giving the protein MGGAVSIKITSVKTKIISVPFKTPIRASTILITKRNAIIVEVETDEGITGMGYMPILGRGSETIKACMDHDIADLIIGEDPLYRNKIWEKLWWTLNMIGRKGVALYGLSAIDVALWDLAGKLQKTSIHKMLGPYTNQVKVYGSAGFMSLSDEELVAEAESFVARGFKAFKMKAGFPDLRVDLKRVTAVRRALGPDIDIMVDVNQGLDVPAAIQFGRELEKLGVYWFEEPVPADDIIGHAEVARALDIRVTTGETEYSRYGFRELIERKAGDILMINLRAGGITEAVRIANMASAHRISVTPHLAWELQNQIYAAITNGVYIEYMDWYDDLFEDVPQIKDGMVRVWDRPGHGLKFRDEIVQKYVVE; this is encoded by the coding sequence TTGGGAGGTGCGGTTTCTATTAAAATCACATCCGTAAAGACGAAGATTATTTCAGTGCCGTTCAAGACCCCCATTCGAGCGTCAACGATACTCATTACGAAGCGAAATGCCATCATAGTTGAAGTGGAGACGGATGAGGGCATTACCGGAATGGGGTATATGCCCATCCTTGGGCGGGGAAGCGAAACGATCAAAGCATGCATGGATCATGACATCGCTGATCTAATCATCGGCGAAGACCCGCTGTACCGGAATAAAATCTGGGAGAAGCTGTGGTGGACGCTTAATATGATTGGCCGCAAAGGCGTTGCCCTTTATGGCTTGTCAGCGATAGACGTTGCCCTGTGGGACTTGGCTGGTAAGCTTCAGAAGACATCGATACATAAGATGCTCGGGCCTTACACGAATCAGGTAAAAGTTTATGGAAGCGCAGGCTTCATGTCTCTATCGGATGAGGAGCTTGTCGCGGAGGCTGAGAGCTTCGTTGCTCGGGGCTTCAAAGCCTTCAAGATGAAAGCGGGGTTCCCGGATTTAAGGGTAGACCTTAAACGCGTGACTGCTGTACGGCGAGCTTTGGGCCCGGACATTGATATTATGGTAGATGTCAATCAGGGGCTTGATGTGCCAGCTGCTATTCAGTTCGGTAGAGAGCTGGAGAAGCTCGGGGTTTATTGGTTCGAGGAGCCAGTTCCCGCTGACGATATAATCGGGCATGCCGAGGTTGCCAGAGCGCTGGATATCCGAGTTACGACTGGCGAGACGGAGTACTCTAGATATGGATTTCGTGAGCTGATCGAGCGAAAAGCGGGAGATATTCTGATGATTAATCTTCGCGCAGGAGGAATTACGGAAGCGGTGCGCATTGCGAATATGGCCAGTGCACACCGGATATCGGTCACTCCTCATTTGGCTTGGGAGCTTCAGAATCAGATTTATGCCGCGATTACGAACGGCGTTTACATCGAGTACATGGACTGGTATGATGACTTGTTTGAAGATGTGCCGCAGATCAAGGACGGAATGGTGAGAGTCTGGGATCGACCCGGGCATGGGTTGAAATTTCGGGACGAAATTGTGCAGAAGTATGTCGTCGAGTAG
- a CDS encoding iron chaperone: MDVFADYLAGVKDPLHRARTEEVLGWIAQKFPRLVPIIAWKQPMFTDHDTYIIGFSVSKQHMAVAPERAGMTHFADDIEQAGYDRTDLLFRIKWGSPVNYELLERIIHFNIADKADCSTFWRK, from the coding sequence ATGGATGTTTTTGCAGATTACTTGGCAGGCGTCAAAGACCCGCTGCACCGGGCTCGTACGGAAGAAGTGCTCGGTTGGATCGCTCAGAAATTCCCACGCTTAGTGCCCATCATTGCATGGAAACAGCCGATGTTTACTGATCACGATACTTACATTATTGGCTTTAGTGTCTCGAAGCAGCATATGGCGGTCGCTCCTGAACGGGCTGGAATGACTCATTTTGCAGATGATATTGAACAGGCAGGCTATGATCGTACAGACCTGTTGTTCCGTATCAAATGGGGAAGTCCGGTAAATTACGAGCTGCTTGAGAGAATCATTCATTTCAATATTGCGGATAAGGCGGATTGCTCTACTTTTTGGCGGAAATAG
- a CDS encoding S-layer homology domain-containing protein, with the protein MKRISKLLLLMVCIAMFIPAYSVSAQESQLRSVHIYRALWQGDPAIIKAIQGISFDFIVTTRERINGEDMVFIDKAGKNFVLRADGYPDVAATIIGGFGDNADAGFEFQVNDLSQMVKGVHYQLVPPSISSEYTWEVESGVTVNNSVSGSSTTQPSNGGNPLDYGSELDPEPDKQARSPFSDVADNYWALTAIKDLADRGVIGGYPDGKFRPNKVVTRAEFAKIMMLASGAKAKKVTKSTFADLQPTDWETPFVEASKTYLNGYKLTNGKLIFKPDSPAIREDIAVALVKLKGYDKTHLPDQSMLQAMFKDFTGISKYARNYVAIAVESGIASGFPDETFRPQQPVTRAQAASMLWRAYQYGDDNKSDDTEEIVELGDSDADAGANGNEAGEQPADDGQGYSVTVKVTDVDGNAVNTGLYLRGASKDYPTARNNGDAGIYSFAGIPNGKYEIKFHYAGYVLQTPGTITVNGGNVKQIVLHLAVPTFTVTGKAIDAEGNPIAGARISLVTDSNTGGYWPATDASGGFKLNDIAPGTYTIVVGDTNNPKATAELEVTDGNVAGIVIQGD; encoded by the coding sequence ATGAAGAGAATATCTAAGCTATTGCTGCTAATGGTATGTATCGCAATGTTCATACCGGCCTATTCCGTTTCCGCGCAAGAAAGCCAGCTTCGCAGTGTTCATATTTACAGGGCATTATGGCAGGGAGATCCCGCAATCATTAAGGCTATTCAAGGGATATCCTTTGACTTCATTGTTACTACGAGAGAGCGCATTAATGGCGAAGATATGGTGTTTATCGATAAAGCGGGAAAAAATTTTGTATTGCGAGCCGATGGTTATCCGGATGTTGCTGCTACAATTATTGGCGGATTCGGAGATAATGCCGATGCGGGCTTTGAGTTTCAAGTAAACGATCTCAGCCAGATGGTTAAAGGCGTGCACTATCAACTTGTTCCGCCATCTATCAGCTCCGAGTATACTTGGGAAGTAGAATCAGGCGTAACGGTAAATAACAGCGTTTCCGGTTCTTCAACAACTCAGCCGAGCAACGGAGGAAATCCCCTTGATTACGGCAGTGAGCTCGATCCGGAGCCTGACAAGCAGGCAAGATCCCCATTCAGCGATGTGGCTGATAACTACTGGGCGCTGACCGCGATAAAGGACTTAGCAGACCGTGGTGTAATCGGCGGCTATCCGGATGGGAAGTTTAGACCGAACAAAGTTGTAACACGTGCAGAGTTTGCAAAAATTATGATGCTGGCCTCAGGCGCGAAAGCGAAGAAGGTAACGAAATCGACCTTTGCCGATCTTCAGCCGACCGATTGGGAAACGCCTTTTGTTGAAGCGTCCAAGACGTATCTGAACGGCTATAAGCTCACGAACGGCAAGCTGATCTTCAAGCCGGACTCCCCTGCGATCCGGGAAGACATCGCTGTTGCGCTAGTGAAGCTGAAGGGCTACGACAAGACGCATCTGCCTGACCAAAGCATGCTTCAGGCGATGTTCAAGGATTTTACCGGCATATCTAAGTATGCACGGAACTATGTAGCGATTGCAGTCGAGTCGGGCATAGCCTCAGGCTTCCCGGATGAGACCTTCCGGCCGCAGCAGCCCGTGACCCGCGCGCAGGCGGCGTCTATGCTATGGCGTGCTTACCAGTACGGCGACGACAACAAATCGGATGATACGGAAGAGATCGTCGAGCTTGGCGATAGTGACGCAGATGCGGGAGCTAACGGTAATGAAGCTGGCGAGCAGCCAGCGGATGACGGTCAAGGGTACTCGGTTACCGTTAAAGTGACGGATGTAGATGGCAATGCCGTTAATACGGGGCTCTATCTGAGGGGTGCGAGCAAGGATTATCCGACCGCACGCAATAACGGAGATGCCGGCATCTACTCCTTTGCGGGCATTCCGAATGGCAAGTACGAAATCAAATTCCATTACGCAGGTTATGTGCTGCAAACGCCGGGAACGATTACGGTCAATGGCGGGAATGTAAAGCAGATTGTGCTGCACCTCGCAGTGCCGACCTTTACGGTGACCGGAAAGGCAATTGATGCGGAAGGCAATCCAATAGCAGGTGCCCGCATCTCGCTAGTAACGGATAGCAATACGGGCGGTTATTGGCCGGCTACGGATGCAAGCGGCGGCTTCAAGCTGAACGATATCGCGCCGGGCACTTACACCATTGTTGTCGGGGACACGAACAACCCTAAGGCTACTGCAGAGCTGGAAGTGACAGACGGGAACGTAGCGGGAATTGTTATTCAAGGTGACTAA
- a CDS encoding S-layer homology domain-containing protein, with protein sequence MNRVRNRWVKSMVCAALIFVFATGGLKDYAHAEETGTQQAEQSTAVAAVELTAGVKHIAGVKGFKTVITRSQLPEQAQAFTHITVQSSNAPFAVSELGVEEFVGRPELYSETGYNSGLPSGGTYYALTILYDNNRHPLAYNETTVTVAGDEGTQPTEPDPVKSTDPNSYGSDIDPNYDTVGESPFTDITNKYWAFSAIQDLVTRNVIAGYPDGKFRPERVVTRAEFAKIMVLAAGLNPVKVDKSTFSDIKATDWEAPFVEAAKPYLNAYKLTNGKLVFKPDAPATREDVAVAIVKLKGYNKTKLPDRTIIQAMFKDYNSISSYAKDYVALAVENNLVSGFPDETFRAQQAVTRAQAASMLWRAYQYGDENKEDNSDDSEPAETGDGEEVVEFTE encoded by the coding sequence ATGAATCGAGTAAGAAACAGATGGGTAAAGTCTATGGTTTGCGCTGCCTTGATCTTTGTATTTGCTACCGGGGGCCTGAAGGATTATGCCCATGCAGAAGAGACGGGGACGCAGCAGGCGGAGCAATCGACAGCAGTTGCTGCAGTTGAATTGACGGCTGGCGTGAAGCATATTGCAGGCGTTAAAGGATTTAAGACGGTCATTACCCGTTCGCAGCTGCCGGAGCAGGCTCAAGCCTTCACGCATATTACGGTTCAGTCTTCCAATGCTCCATTTGCCGTAAGTGAGCTCGGCGTGGAAGAGTTCGTAGGCCGGCCGGAGCTGTATTCCGAAACTGGCTATAACAGCGGTCTTCCAAGCGGGGGTACCTATTATGCCCTTACAATTCTTTACGATAACAATCGTCATCCGCTTGCTTATAACGAGACGACTGTAACTGTCGCTGGCGATGAAGGCACACAGCCGACTGAGCCGGATCCTGTGAAGTCAACTGATCCGAACAGCTATGGCAGCGATATCGATCCGAACTACGATACTGTCGGCGAATCTCCTTTCACGGATATTACGAATAAATATTGGGCGTTCAGCGCGATTCAGGACTTGGTGACTCGCAATGTCATTGCGGGCTACCCAGATGGGAAATTCCGTCCAGAGAGAGTTGTAACGCGCGCTGAGTTTGCGAAGATTATGGTGCTGGCCGCTGGACTTAACCCAGTTAAAGTAGACAAGTCCACGTTCTCCGACATCAAGGCGACGGACTGGGAAGCGCCGTTCGTAGAAGCAGCTAAGCCATACTTGAACGCTTACAAGCTGACTAACGGCAAGCTTGTGTTCAAGCCGGATGCACCGGCAACTCGCGAGGATGTGGCGGTTGCCATCGTGAAGCTGAAGGGCTACAACAAGACGAAGCTGCCGGACCGTACGATCATTCAAGCGATGTTTAAGGATTACAATTCGATCTCGTCCTATGCCAAGGATTATGTCGCATTGGCAGTTGAGAATAACCTCGTATCGGGCTTCCCGGATGAGACGTTCCGCGCACAGCAGGCAGTGACTCGCGCGCAAGCCGCGTCGATGCTATGGCGTGCTTACCAGTATGGCGACGAGAACAAGGAAGATAATAGCGACGATTCAGAACCCGCCGAGACTGGCGATGGCGAAGAAGTCGTCGAGTTTACGGAATAA
- a CDS encoding CobW family GTP-binding protein, producing the protein MPASIEHSIPVHLLSGFLGSGKTTLLNQVVDYYKAQDVKVAIIMNELGDVNLDGQFVEGDVPMAEMLSGCICCTIRGDLSIELKELIDEHQPQVVLIESTGAANPMEIIDAVTEAALFMRIDLRTIATVVDGPELLERSRRGGKTFKLMQDQIRCATDLIVNKADKLAPEELVGVQQLVRELNAFAPLTVTVRCVTDLSIFDLAAAPKAKLEPSAERLDDAASGKHVCGANCNHDHDHDHGDHYSSHSHVMTLTHYFAGPINSHAFEELIQRLPREVYRAKGIVTFTDTNSRFLFQYAYREVEFIRITPQGDVSDVAVFIGEHFGKEALQHELEELEQNRLG; encoded by the coding sequence ATGCCAGCTTCTATTGAACATTCGATTCCGGTTCATCTGCTGTCCGGCTTTCTCGGCAGCGGCAAAACGACTCTGCTTAATCAAGTTGTTGACTACTATAAAGCGCAGGATGTGAAGGTCGCCATCATTATGAACGAGCTTGGCGACGTTAATCTGGACGGTCAGTTCGTGGAAGGAGATGTACCGATGGCGGAGATGCTGTCCGGTTGCATCTGTTGTACCATCCGCGGCGACCTCAGCATCGAGCTGAAGGAGCTTATTGACGAGCACCAACCGCAGGTCGTGCTCATCGAATCAACGGGCGCAGCGAATCCGATGGAGATTATCGACGCGGTGACGGAGGCGGCGCTGTTCATGCGCATCGACCTGCGCACGATCGCGACCGTCGTAGACGGTCCGGAGCTGCTCGAGCGCAGCCGCCGCGGCGGCAAGACGTTCAAGCTGATGCAGGACCAGATCCGCTGCGCGACAGACCTGATCGTGAACAAGGCAGATAAGCTCGCGCCAGAAGAGCTTGTCGGGGTGCAGCAGCTCGTGCGGGAGCTGAACGCGTTCGCGCCGCTGACCGTGACCGTCCGCTGCGTGACGGACCTTAGCATCTTCGATCTCGCGGCAGCGCCTAAGGCGAAGCTCGAACCGTCAGCGGAGCGACTCGATGATGCAGCCAGCGGCAAGCATGTATGCGGCGCGAACTGCAACCACGACCATGATCATGACCACGGAGATCACTATAGCTCGCATTCGCATGTCATGACGCTGACGCATTATTTTGCCGGACCGATCAACAGCCATGCCTTTGAGGAGCTCATCCAGCGGTTGCCGAGGGAAGTGTACCGGGCGAAAGGAATTGTCACCTTCACCGACACGAATAGCCGATTCCTGTTCCAGTACGCCTACCGGGAGGTGGAGTTCATTCGCATTACGCCGCAGGGCGATGTGAGTGACGTTGCGGTATTTATCGGGGAGCACTTCGGCAAGGAAGCGCTCCAGCACGAGCTGGAAGAACTTGAGCAGAACCGGCTTGGATAA
- a CDS encoding MOSC domain-containing protein, translating into MEASSIGIVISVSRSAAHTFSKETAKSIKLLAGLGVEGDAHMGTTVKHRSRVAQNPDQPNLRQVHLIHSELFDEVRNDGFHVEPGQMGENITTRGIELLGLPTGTKLYIGESAIVELTGLRNPCAQIDRFQQGLLNAVLDRTEDGELIRKAGVMGIVLTGGDVHVGDTILAELPPEPHRPLERV; encoded by the coding sequence ATGGAGGCAAGCTCAATTGGAATAGTTATCTCAGTAAGTCGCAGCGCGGCCCATACTTTCAGCAAAGAAACCGCCAAGAGCATTAAGCTGCTTGCCGGGCTAGGCGTGGAAGGCGATGCGCATATGGGCACGACCGTAAAGCATCGTTCGCGGGTTGCTCAGAACCCGGATCAGCCCAATTTACGGCAAGTTCATCTCATACATTCGGAGCTGTTCGATGAAGTGCGGAATGACGGTTTTCACGTCGAGCCTGGGCAGATGGGGGAGAACATTACGACTCGCGGGATCGAGCTGCTTGGGCTGCCTACAGGCACAAAGCTATACATCGGTGAATCAGCGATAGTTGAGCTAACAGGCCTTCGCAATCCGTGCGCGCAGATCGATCGGTTCCAGCAAGGGCTGTTAAACGCAGTTCTGGACCGTACTGAGGATGGGGAACTTATCCGCAAAGCAGGTGTGATGGGTATTGTGCTGACTGGAGGTGACGTGCATGTCGGCGATACCATCCTCGCCGAGCTGCCACCGGAACCGCACAGACCACTAGAGCGGGTGTAA
- a CDS encoding CobW family GTP-binding protein has product MEQTAIPVIVLSGFLGSGKTTLLLRLLQHARSSGLRASVLMNEIGAVDVDGTQVSSESAYQMLERITEGCLCCSKKGELASCLERLALMRPDVIVMELTGVANPEEIAEAITEPDIIGKVKLHRIVTVLDAEHALDYNSIFSSDRELIRTLRKQIEVADLIIANKADLISNRTADKVHQLAMDRNPEARYVTAIRCEIDSAIAFEGVAATGRRQPAVVTGARATAAGSVRIAAASVPAAGGGAGKAAAARPLASGAATGTATGTSFARIRTAAIYPGADAGGVTRRQFESFVSGRGNACLRAKGYMPFGRDGSLMLFQLAGKRIEWAPSNYEGEPYFVMIGIELDESKIKQEWARFSAATVRK; this is encoded by the coding sequence ATGGAACAAACAGCAATTCCAGTGATCGTATTGAGCGGCTTTCTAGGCAGCGGCAAAACGACTCTGCTGCTAAGGCTGCTGCAGCATGCGAGGTCAAGCGGCCTGCGGGCATCGGTGCTCATGAATGAGATCGGCGCCGTCGACGTGGACGGCACGCAAGTCAGCAGCGAGTCCGCCTATCAGATGCTGGAGCGTATTACCGAGGGCTGCCTGTGCTGCAGCAAGAAGGGCGAGCTGGCCTCCTGCCTGGAGCGGCTTGCGCTCATGCGGCCGGACGTTATTGTTATGGAGCTGACCGGCGTTGCGAACCCGGAAGAAATCGCGGAGGCGATTACCGAGCCCGACATTATCGGCAAAGTGAAGCTGCACCGCATCGTCACCGTGCTGGATGCCGAGCATGCGCTTGATTATAACAGCATTTTCTCGTCGGATCGCGAGCTGATCCGGACGCTGCGCAAGCAGATTGAGGTGGCGGATCTCATCATCGCAAACAAAGCCGACCTCATCTCGAACCGTACAGCGGACAAAGTGCATCAGCTTGCGATGGATCGCAACCCTGAAGCGCGCTATGTGACGGCGATCCGCTGCGAGATCGACTCCGCGATCGCCTTCGAAGGCGTCGCGGCGACGGGACGGCGGCAGCCCGCCGTTGTAACCGGCGCGCGCGCAACCGCGGCGGGCAGCGTGCGCATCGCTGCCGCCTCGGTTCCCGCCGCCGGGGGCGGAGCTGGCAAAGCCGCTGCGGCGCGGCCTCTCGCAAGCGGGGCAGCGACGGGCACCGCGACGGGCACGTCGTTCGCGCGCATCCGTACCGCGGCGATCTACCCCGGCGCCGATGCCGGCGGAGTGACGCGCCGCCAGTTCGAGAGCTTCGTCAGCGGGCGCGGCAACGCTTGCCTGCGCGCCAAAGGGTATATGCCCTTCGGCCGCGATGGCAGCCTAATGCTGTTCCAGCTGGCAGGCAAGCGGATCGAATGGGCGCCAAGCAATTACGAAGGCGAGCCGTACTTCGTCATGATCGGCATCGAGCTCGATGAGAGCAAGATCAAGCAGGAATGGGCGCGATTCTCCGCAGCGACGGTGCGTAAATAA
- a CDS encoding P-loop NTPase family protein, with protein sequence MKQQKEKQLIIIDGIPGSGKTTMATHISGKLTDLGVSNRLFVELEENHPLMLKDVKYESLSTDEGADTFIAELEACYAAFVQDRLNQEEQITIIESVMLQDVISVSHLCGMDRGKLHQLAISLQRLLEPLNPALIYYYHFDVEGQWRFICGVRGNEWGPVSLHTDEDFKEAGEVWSRAQVFVRAAVDEWTIPKLIIENRDYLWDQNTERAEQFLAELLGSGNSACV encoded by the coding sequence ATGAAGCAGCAGAAAGAGAAGCAGCTCATCATTATCGACGGGATACCGGGATCAGGCAAGACGACGATGGCAACGCATATATCCGGGAAGCTCACGGACTTGGGTGTATCGAACCGACTGTTTGTGGAGCTAGAGGAGAACCATCCGCTCATGCTGAAGGACGTCAAGTATGAGTCGCTATCTACGGATGAAGGGGCAGACACGTTCATCGCGGAGCTGGAAGCCTGCTATGCGGCTTTCGTGCAGGATCGGTTGAATCAAGAAGAACAGATCACGATCATCGAGAGCGTCATGCTGCAGGATGTCATCAGCGTCTCGCATCTGTGCGGGATGGACAGAGGCAAGCTGCATCAGCTGGCGATATCGCTGCAGCGGCTGCTCGAACCGCTGAATCCGGCGCTCATTTATTATTATCATTTCGATGTTGAAGGACAGTGGCGGTTTATTTGCGGCGTTCGCGGCAATGAATGGGGGCCGGTGTCGCTGCACACCGATGAGGACTTCAAGGAAGCTGGCGAAGTATGGTCGCGCGCTCAAGTTTTTGTTCGCGCTGCTGTCGATGAGTGGACGATACCGAAGCTAATTATCGAGAATCGAGATTACCTATGGGATCAGAACACGGAGCGGGCCGAGCAGTTTCTGGCGGAGTTGCTGGGATCAGGGAACTCAGCTTGCGTATGA